The sequence TGGATAATTTCATccagatgagatgagatgagatgagatgagaggagaggagaggagaggagaggagaggagaggagaggagaggagaggagaggagaggagaggagaggagaggagaggagaggagagagagagagagagagagagagagagagagagagagagagagagagagagagagagagagagagagagagagagagagagagagagagagagagagagagagagagagagagagagagagagagagagagagagagagagagagagagagagagagagagagagagagagagagagagagagagagagagagagagagagagagagatgcactgagtcttagcactgagtcttagcactgagtcttagcactgagtcttagcactgagtcttagcactgagtcttagcactgagtcttagcactgagtcttagcactgagtcttagcactgagtcttagcactgagtcttagcactgagtcttagcactgagtcttagcactgagtcttagcactgagtcttagcactgagtcttagcactgagtcttagcactgagtcttagcactgagtcttagcactgagtcttagcactgagtcttagcactgagtcttagcactgagtcttagcactgagtcttagcactgagtcttagcactgagtcttagcactgagtcttagcactgagtcttagcactgagtcttagcactgagtcttagcactgagtcttagcactgagtcttagcactgagtcttagcactgagtcttagcactgagtcttagcactgagtcttagcactgagtcttagcactgagtcttagcactgagtcttagcactgagtcttagcactgagtcttagcactgagtcttagcactgagtcttagcactgagtcttagcactgagtcttagcactgagtcttagcactgagtcttagcactgagtcttagcactgagtcttagcactgagtcttagcactgagtcttagcactgagtcttagcactgagtcttagcactgagtcttagcactgagtcttagcactgagtcttagcactgagtcttagcactgagtcttagcactgagtcttagcactgagtcttagcactgagtcttagcactgagtcttagcactgagtcttagcactgagtcttagcactgagtcttagcactgagtcttagcactgagtcttagcactgagtcttagcactgagtcttagcactgagtcttagcactgagtcttagcactgagtcttagcactgagtcttagcactgagtcttagcactgagtcttagcactgagtcttagcactgagtcttagcactgagtcttagcactgagtcttagcactgagtcttagcactgagtcttagcactgagtcttagcactgagtcttagcactgagtcttagcactgagtcttagcactgagtcttagcactgagtcttagcactgagtcttagcactgagtcttagcactgagtcttagcactgagtcttagcactgagtcttagcactgagtcttagcactgagtcttagcactgagtcttagcactgagtcttagcactgagtcttagcactgagtctcagCACTGAGTCTCAGCACTGAGTCTCAGCACTGAGTCTCAGCACTGAGTCTCAGCACTGAGTCTCAGCACTGAGTCTCAGCACTGAGTCTCAGCACTGAGTCTCAGCACTGAGTCTCAGCACTGAGTCTCAGCACTGAGTCTCAGCACTGAGTCTCAGCACTGAGTCTCAGCACTGAGTCTCAGCACTGAGTCTCAGCACTGAGTCTCAGCACTGAGTCTCAGCACTGAGTCTCAGCACTGAGTCTCAGCACTGAGTCTCAGCACTGAGTCTCAGCACTGAGTCTCAGCACTGAGTCTCAGCACTGAGTCTCAGCACTGAGTCTCAGCACTGAGTCTCAGCACTGAGTCTCAGCACTGAGTCTCAGCACTGAGTCTCAGCACTGAGTCTCAGCACTGAGTCTCAGCACTGAGTCTCAGCACTGAGTCTCAGCACTGAGTCTCAGCACTGAGTCTCAGCACTGAGTCTCAGCACTGAGTGTCAGCACTGAGTGCTAGCACTGAGTGCTAGCACTGAGTGTTAGCACTGAGTGTTAGCACTGAGTGTTAGCAGCCTTTCTTGAATGTAACTTTGGTTAAATACACAATGTTCTACTCTCTGTTTTGAGTTGAGTCTAACACCAATTTTGAGCAGTCACGTTACTCTGTTACGCTGGACCTGTGTGCGTCCGTTCGTGTactgatgtgtgtgtggggggggggggtttgccaGCTGGCCAGTCACCAGCACGAGTGTCCCAAAGCTCAGGTCAGCTGCCCATTCCAGCGCTATGGTTGCATGTACAAGGTAAGTCCACCTCCGTCGCCATCTTGTTTTGTACCTACCCTGATGCTGTTGATTAAAAGCCTGGGTGTGCATGCGCAGGCGCTGAGTCCGGAGGTCCAACAACACGAAGCTACGTGTGCCGCTGAGCACCTGAGGATGATGATGCTCAAGAACATCTCCCTGGAAAGCAAGGTGGCATCTTCGGCATTATCCTCATCTTCATCTTTACAATGAAGGATACGTCATGCGCGCGTGTCTGAATCTGCTCGTGTCTTTGGCCACATCTTTATATCTCGTACGCATCGTCCGCGCGTGTGTAGGTGGAGGAGGTGAAGGCCGAGTTGATGGACAAGCGCAAAGCCGTCCCTCTCGTGAGTTCCCGTCTTTCAGAGGCTGAGAAGCACAACGGCGAGCTGagggacaaacacaaacacatggaACAAAAGGTGGCCTCCATGCAGgtcggcacacacacacacacacacacacacacacatgagcatGCACAAACGTATGCACATACGCAGCTCTACAAGGATTTCAGTGACACATATTTCCACAAATGTAGCAAACGACATGTTTGCAAGTTGATCTAGAAATCATAGCTCTGTCTCCCCATGTGAAATCTACATCCAGTCAACCAAGAAGTAGTTACTGTGCTGTTTGGTGACATGGTGAGCACCACATCAAACATGGCCCGGATGACTAAGGCTAGCACGTCATAAAGCTTAGCAGCACCTACGACGTCGCCCCATCTGTTACGTTTGCCTTGAGCCCAGCATGCCCTCTCTTGCCGCCTGTCTTTGTAGAAGGTGATGAGCACCCACTCCGAGAAGCTTCTGGAAGTGGAGCTGGAGCTGCGTTCTCTGGCCTCGCTGCGGGACGAGCTGGACAAGGTCCGCCTGTCGTTGGACGCCGTTCGTGCCAGgctgggcgtgctggagcaggGAGGACGCTCCGCCGCAGGAAGCGTCACCCTCGGTAGGCACCAGCCGACAAACTGCGACTCGAACGACACAAAAGCGGGCATGCTAAAGTGGTTTGTGACACGGGCGTGTGTTTGCGCGCAGCCTCGCTGGAGACGCAGCAGAACCGGCACGGCGACATGCTAAGCGTTCACGACATCCGTCTGGCCGACATGGACCTTCGCTTCCAGGTGCTGGAGACGGCCAGCTACAACGGGACGCTCATCTGGAAGATCCGTGACTACAAGCGTCGGAAACAGGAAGCGGTGGCGGCCAAGACTCTGTCGCTCTACTCGCAGCCGTTCTACACAGGATACTTTGGCTACAAGATGTGCGCCCGCGTCTACCTGAATGGCGACGGCATGGGCAAGGGCACGCACCTGTCGCTCTTCTTCGTGGTCATGCGTGGCGAGTATGACGCACTGCTGCCGTGGCCGTTCAAACAGAAGGTAGTGTGCGCCGAACTGCTCGCTACGTGGGGGGGGCAATATTTGGTGATTCGAGCGCTGGTCTAGTCAAGTCAATTCCACTGACAGCTTGGCAGATCGTGAACAATTCTTCCAAAGCAGGCTTTgagctatttatttttttatttcatcccCCACATAGCTTTAATGGCTTAATGCTGACAAATAATCCTAAACGCCATTGGCATACTAATGGTTAGCATCGTTAGCCGTGGGTTTTGCAGCTATTTGAACACTACCGCATCAAGCTCGTGATTATCGATTATCATGTTGCATGCGTCAGGTGACCCTGATGCTGATGGACCAGGGTCCGTCACGCAAGCACCTGGTGGACGCCTTCAAGCCGGACCCCAACAGCAGCAGCTTCCGCCGTCCCGCTGCCGAGATGAACATCGCCTCCGGGTGTCCGCTCTTCGTCTCCCAGAGCGTCCTGGAGTCGGCCAGCTACACCAAGGACGACACCATCTTCATTAAGGTGCAACGCACCCACCGCAATGCATGactttgaatgtgattggttcATTTGGAACAGAGCCGCACTCTCAGGTGAGGGTGTGCACACATGTGCaactaccgtgtttttccatgcaaaatgcgcccccgtgcttaatacgcaccctagaaatggcatgtcgatgctggaataaagcctgtacccatgtataatacgcacccacgttttgactcttacttaagtccgtaaacgtaaaattatttcagaaaaaagaacatctttgggaacaaccggatgttattctgcccgtcagtattactgcgcatgcgctagcaaactcgatagcgaagaattgtttcggatttgtgtagggtacattgtgacagcaaacgagcaggtgatcgagcaagcgtctgatacgaaagcattgtgttcgtatggagcgtgtttgaagtgaacagcagagaagaaaggaacaaggcaaagtgttgtgaaataaaatattacctgtaatacgcattttgttatttgctgattgaaactgcgaattaaactgtgaattgaaactaataggtagagaactgaactttcgctctttatatagctgacgtgtcttgcgcatctgttctgcgcatactgtcatggcgccctccgtatgatatccggtctacaatggagattaaaaaacaaacaatatttgacaataacacaccatcaaggattgcaccatcgcatcaaacgatgtgtcgtcaattatgaattttactgactaagtgtgttgggcaggatggctgaatgcgatgcgcgattgacaacaaacataggtagagaactgaactctcgctctttatatagcggacaagaagaaaggtgtgattccaagttttgttttgagggagattttcttcaaaaattgttgtacccatgcataatgcgcaccccagattttaggacaataaattagttaaattttgcgcattatgcatgaaaAAACACGGTACATTATTTCACATGTATCTCCCTGgtcagaaaacatttttttccaattgctATGTAAAGGTTGTATGTCACAGGAAGAAAGCAAATAATTTCTCGtggtcttattttttatttttttaactttatcaCCAAAAGATGGCACttgaataggggtgtgtagacttttgatagcCACATGGTATTGTGTGTTGTTAGGTTACCGTGGATACTTCTGACCTTCCTGATCCATGACCGTGCTGTGCGACTCGGACATACCCACCCGGCGACGACGGGAGAGGAACCCGGTCCAGGCGGCCAATGGCGGAAGGGCGTGTCTTCTTCTTCTGATTGGCTGCATGTTTGCGTGCATTTGTGCGCGTGTGAGGCACCACATAACCGCGGCGATGACTCTTGTGAGGCCGTCGCGGTTGCTGCTAGTTATTGATGCTGTGCATCAAGCTTGACTTCCTGTTTGGCAAGGCATGCTGGGAAATCGACGGCAGGAGCCAAGGAAAGTTGTGTCACATCGGCGAGTCGCGGCGACGCCGGACGTGTGGAGGTGGACCTGAACATGGAAGTCAAACGTGTGGACGTTCCGCCGTGGCCCCGCTCACTTCTTCCATAGGATTGTTCGCTCCACGAATGTGATTCAAAGGAAAGACGTGTAAgtgttgttttcgtttttgtggTCGATGACAGGAATAAAGGAAATTCCCTTGCAAGCACTCCTTTATTTCCTTCTGTTTCCGCAGTGCTGCAGTTGACAGTGTTCAATCTATACCTCATTTAAGTTGACTGCGGTATTTGGAAGGAGCAGTTCAGGAAACGTAGAAATCAAACTAGAGCTCGAATCATCTGAATATGGAATTAGCAGATGGAAGAATGTAATTTCATAATGAAATGTGGAATTCAAAGTTTTGGAAACATGACATTGAAATAGCTGAAGCATGGATTTGAAATTAGATTGGAATGTggtggacatttttttatttaaatcatgAGATTCAAGTAAGACAAACCATGGAATTGAAAATTTGAATTGGAAATCTATTGCAACATGGAATTAAAGTCACTGTGGGATTCCAATTGTTAAAATTGAGTCATGGAAACATCACATGGAATTAAAATACTCGCGATGTGGATTTAGATTAATATTGAAACAAATGAAAGTTATCAAGAGATGAAATTGAAGATATGATTTGTATCAATGTCGTCAAATTCAAGTAAAACAAAAGATGGGGGTAAAAGTCAATTAGAATCATGGAAGCATGCAGTAGGAATGCTTCATGATTTTAATGTTTAAGTCCTATAGTTATTGAAAACTGGGGCATGGAATTAAAGTATTGTGGAATTAGTTTAATACAGTAAAACTCTGTAAAAGAAGGAATTAAAAGTCAGTTTGGCACATGAATTAAAATTATGGCAAATTGAATTGGAATTATGGActtaaaatacaacaaaacatGGAACTGAAAGTCTGCTTTTAAATTTGACATGTACGTATCCATGTAAGGCAACTgaaaatacatccatccatccattttctgtaccgcttagtccccacaggggtcgcgggtgtgctggagcctatcccagccgtcatcgggcagtaggcgggggacaccctgaaccggttgccagccaatcacagggtacagagacaaacaaccatacgcactcgcactcacacccacacctagggacaatttggagtgctcaatcagcctaccaagcatgcttttgggatgtgggaggaaaccggagtgccgagagaaaacccacgcgggcccggggagaacatgcaaactccacacagggagggcaggaggtggaatcgaacccgcatcctcctaactgtgaggagGACATGCTACCCAGTGAGCCGCCAACTgaaaatacatccatccattttctgaaccgcttagcccccacgggggtcacgggtgtgctggagcctatcccagccgtcatcgggcagtaggcgggggacaccctgaaccgattgccagccaatcgcagggcacacagagacaaacaaccatttgcactcgcacctagggacaatttggagtcttcaatcggcctaccaagcatgcttttgggatgtgggaggaaaccggagtgccgggAAAAAaaccacgcgggcccggggagaacatgcaaactccacacagggagggccggaggtggaatcgaacccgcatcctcctaactgtgaggcggacgtgctacccagtgagCCGCCAACTGAAAATACATTCCCATTAAATTAGCTCATAGCATTAAAAGTAATTAATTAATTAGATGGAAACATGAAATGAAAAGTGCTGGAAATTTTGAGTAAAAACAATTAGATGCGGGAGGGGGCTCGAACAATACACTGCTTCCACTGACGAGGGAAACGCCAATGATTGTCGCCTTCCTCCCGTCCAGCAGGTAGCGACCATGCGCCCGAAGCTGACCAAATACGAAGAATTAACAGCAGCTGTAGAAGAAGAAACTAGACGTGATTGCAAAGTATGTAATCTGTTGTTGCTTGTAAACGTTTCCATTTGTGCTCCTCCAAATCAACTAAAATTCAAAAAATCCATTCTTCAAAGTTCAATTCTTCTTGTGGGTTTGAATTCAAAAGGCGTGACGAATTGTTTCCATCGCTGCTGTACTCCGGTGAGTTGAATTAACTTGGACAGTTTGTCCGTGAGCAAACAAGCGAACAACAAATTATACAAGGAGGCGACattttatatcttatattttgtttttgaagacaACGTTGGTTTCATCTCTATAGACAAAGTGGGACTCGTTGATAATTTAATGATTTTAAATTAAGACGGGACGCCCACTTGTAAATCCTCAACATCCGGTTATTTTGTGACGTTTCCGAGGTAAACGAGGAAggcaccattttgtttggaccGTTCCATAAGACAGACTGCTCTTCACCGGGGCTCGTGTAGTCTAGCCCTCTTTGGAACTCATGTAGTCCCAGTTAAGACCCTcaagcattttatttgatattctaAATTATAATTCTCATGATGTTTTGCTGGCATCAAACAAATCTGTAGGTTCCCAAGAACACGGTTTTAATATATCCAGCACGCAACTTCACATACTGCCATTAACTATCACCCTTCTCGTCGTCCAAAACACCTTAACATTTTTTATACTCGCGAGAGTTAACTGTGTGTGTACTTCAGGTACCATAaaaattttccatgtataatgcgcccccatatataatatgcaccctcaaaatgacatgttgatgctggaaaaaagcctgtacccgtgtataatacgcacccaaattttgactttttatttttaagtcccaatgatcgtcacacacgcatctgggtgcggtaaaatttgtcctctgcatttgacccatccccgtgt is a genomic window of Syngnathus typhle isolate RoL2023-S1 ecotype Sweden linkage group LG16, RoL_Styp_1.0, whole genome shotgun sequence containing:
- the traf3 gene encoding TNF receptor-associated factor 3, with amino-acid sequence MSARHSVDGREVQVPLQQLAPSLIPPLSAAPSITPPPNRPANPWPPSDSSQGAPAGFMPLDGGFTDHFVDVPEEKYLCESCRLVLCQPRQTECGHRFCQTCIAHILSRPNPVCPADMEPLFNNKIFRDVCCHREILALKVYCRAEAKGCHEQMSLQQMPEHANVCPFFEVPCPLGKCKERMMRKDIPDHLSWKCKHRESTCDFCLTKMPLTDLQKHKETVCPAFPVSCPNLCSLSSLPRSELASHQHECPKAQVSCPFQRYGCMYKALSPEVQQHEATCAAEHLRMMMLKNISLESKVEEVKAELMDKRKAVPLVSSRLSEAEKHNGELRDKHKHMEQKVASMQKVMSTHSEKLLEVELELRSLASLRDELDKVRLSLDAVRARLGVLEQGGRSAAGSVTLASLETQQNRHGDMLSVHDIRLADMDLRFQVLETASYNGTLIWKIRDYKRRKQEAVAAKTLSLYSQPFYTGYFGYKMCARVYLNGDGMGKGTHLSLFFVVMRGEYDALLPWPFKQKVTLMLMDQGPSRKHLVDAFKPDPNSSSFRRPAAEMNIASGCPLFVSQSVLESASYTKDDTIFIKVTVDTSDLPDP